A single region of the Parasphingorhabdus litoris DSM 22379 genome encodes:
- a CDS encoding FecR domain-containing protein yields MALGTSKRQVSSYLRLFALVSIAPISITPLAAQAQTSADNMRVDYVFKKGDTLFELAQKYMRKRSDYVTVQRLNRIANPRFIPVGKTISIPFRLLKYRESEASLSAFRGNVAIADGGRNITPVRGLAIGEGSRLATSAGSFLTLQLEDGSRISMPSNSKMRITRLRQILLTDSIDYELAVDSGRVRSKVTPFDKKADRYRVRTPVAVSAVRGTDYRTRVDEETGTAFSETVEGSIDVAAGESFDGAASVSVPEGVGAAATVTGELATADLLTPPEIVDPAKVQSEETLDFSIAPRATAKAHRILISSDAGFVDVVTEQLGDGQTISLASIPDGRYFGKATAIDEDGFEGMPFNYSFKRQLSTLSGSADSGDFGYRFKWVGAGSGKRTYRFQLMLGGTDTVPIVDEAGLTRDVITLSDLPDGEYFWRVGVTQYSSDPEDKDVFQKWTDFEKLTVAG; encoded by the coding sequence ATGGCCTTAGGGACCAGTAAACGGCAAGTTTCGAGCTACTTGCGGCTTTTCGCTCTTGTTTCAATAGCCCCAATTTCCATCACGCCTCTGGCAGCGCAGGCGCAGACCAGCGCGGATAATATGCGCGTGGACTATGTTTTCAAAAAGGGTGATACGCTGTTTGAACTTGCGCAAAAATATATGCGCAAGCGGTCGGACTATGTCACGGTTCAGCGGCTGAACCGGATAGCCAACCCCCGTTTCATTCCCGTTGGAAAAACGATTTCCATTCCGTTTCGTCTGTTAAAATATCGCGAGAGCGAGGCAAGTTTGAGTGCGTTTCGCGGCAATGTCGCGATAGCCGATGGTGGCCGCAACATTACACCTGTAAGAGGGCTTGCAATTGGCGAGGGTAGCCGACTGGCGACATCGGCCGGCAGCTTCCTGACGCTGCAACTTGAAGATGGTTCGCGCATATCGATGCCATCAAACAGCAAGATGCGGATTACGCGGCTGCGTCAGATTCTGCTTACCGACAGCATCGACTATGAACTTGCGGTCGATAGCGGCCGGGTCCGTTCAAAAGTGACGCCCTTTGACAAGAAAGCTGACCGGTACCGGGTTAGAACACCGGTTGCTGTTTCTGCCGTGCGTGGAACCGACTACAGAACGCGTGTGGATGAGGAAACGGGTACGGCTTTCTCCGAAACAGTCGAAGGTTCAATCGATGTAGCGGCTGGCGAGAGTTTTGATGGAGCTGCCAGCGTTTCGGTACCAGAAGGTGTAGGAGCCGCAGCAACAGTGACTGGCGAGCTCGCGACGGCTGATCTGCTGACGCCGCCAGAAATTGTAGATCCGGCGAAAGTGCAATCCGAAGAAACATTGGACTTTTCTATTGCTCCGCGCGCTACTGCAAAAGCCCATCGTATATTGATATCATCCGATGCTGGTTTTGTTGATGTTGTTACCGAGCAGCTTGGTGACGGACAGACTATCTCTCTGGCCAGCATTCCCGATGGTCGCTATTTTGGGAAAGCGACTGCCATTGATGAAGATGGCTTTGAAGGTATGCCCTTCAACTATTCGTTCAAACGCCAGCTTAGCACTCTCAGTGGCAGTGCTGACAGCGGTGATTTTGGCTATCGTTTCAAGTGGGTTGGTGCTGGCAGCGGAAAGCGGACATATCGTTTTCAATTGATGCTCGGCGGAACGGACACGGTGCCGATTGTCGATGAAGCGGGTCTGACAAGAGATGTGATCACTTTATCGGATCTACCGGATGGCGAATATTTTTGGCGTGTTGGCGTCACCCAATATTCTTCTGATCCGGAAGACAAAGATGTCTTTCAGAAATGGACAGATTTCGAGAAATTGACGGTCGCTGGCTAG